In Pseudomonadota bacterium, one DNA window encodes the following:
- a CDS encoding TAXI family TRAP transporter solute-binding subunit, translating into MRFSRKNITALAGLTAAVAVAQAASAENLVIGTSSPGGSYFLMGGGLSTAITRDVKGITLSTRTTAGSTTNLRMLGQKGSGIDLGLANLGAVYNAVTATGKFKGKKPITNVRALMALTISPIHWVTLAKDNITSFADLKGKRVSLAKAGSGTAANADLVLRTVGVRDQVKAQFLGFSEAGNALRDGNIDAFAVSSAVPVPVVTAMSATRKVRLIPLSPSELKAVMTKNPAFAPYTIKASDYGSGVVADAQSYGVPSTIVTRADVPADVIYRIVKYVYSEKTNKYMKTVYKSWHPTPSLSLFKNAGVKMHPGALRAYKELGMM; encoded by the coding sequence ATGAGGTTTTCGAGAAAGAACATTACCGCGCTGGCCGGTCTGACTGCGGCGGTCGCCGTAGCGCAGGCTGCATCCGCCGAGAATTTGGTTATCGGCACCAGTTCGCCGGGGGGAAGCTACTTTCTGATGGGTGGTGGCCTGTCAACCGCGATAACCCGGGACGTGAAGGGGATTACTCTGTCGACGCGCACGACGGCGGGTTCGACCACCAACTTACGCATGCTGGGCCAGAAAGGGAGTGGTATCGACCTCGGGCTAGCAAACCTCGGAGCGGTCTACAATGCCGTCACCGCGACGGGCAAATTCAAGGGAAAGAAGCCGATCACCAACGTTCGTGCCCTGATGGCGCTAACCATTTCGCCGATCCATTGGGTCACGCTGGCCAAGGACAACATCACGAGTTTCGCCGATCTCAAGGGCAAGCGGGTTTCACTGGCCAAGGCCGGCAGCGGCACGGCGGCCAACGCCGATTTGGTGCTCCGAACCGTTGGCGTGCGCGACCAGGTCAAGGCTCAGTTTCTTGGCTTCAGTGAGGCCGGCAACGCGTTGCGTGACGGGAATATCGACGCGTTCGCGGTATCTTCGGCGGTGCCGGTTCCCGTCGTGACGGCTATGTCGGCGACCCGGAAGGTCCGTCTTATTCCACTGAGCCCGTCCGAGCTCAAGGCGGTGATGACCAAGAACCCGGCATTTGCGCCATACACCATCAAGGCATCGGATTACGGAAGCGGCGTGGTGGCGGATGCCCAATCGTATGGCGTGCCCAGCACGATCGTGACGCGCGCCGATGTTCCCGCTGACGTTATCTACCGGATCGTCAAGTACGTCTATTCTGAAAAAACCAACAAATACATGAAGACGGTCTACAAATCATGGCACCCAACACCGAGCCTGAGCCTCTTCAAGAATGCTGGCGTCAAGATGCATCCCGGCGCCCTCAGGGCCTACAAGGAACTCGGCATGATGTGA
- a CDS encoding TRAP transporter fused permease subunit: protein MNDVSVNERKSLASQFSGEWNLLGFAVGLATTAYYMYVGTFGTFSPALDRSVFIFVGVALAICYFPLARGVAARLADAALLAAVTVATYRFNEHYLVFAETEGFDIGDFDMAMGWIMILGVIEAGRRSLGLAMAIISVAFLLFLYFGAYIPWPFVHGGFNLRQIATSLYAQTDGLYGSITYVLASNLFLFLVFGVFLVRSGASEFFTNICLSFLGTRPGGGAKAAVGASFITASISGSASANVAITGSITIPMMIRTGYRPAVAGGIEAAASTGGTIMPPVMGASAFIMVALTGFSYGTIVLYATIPALLYFLNVYLQVHFYAMRNGLRGLPAEECPPFRGTLRKGWVFLVPILVVIILVYLDYSLRRVGLLAIVSVVVASWFTDRKMGLRDIIQTMADGAKDSLPIIAIAGPVSIIAGAVLLPGTGIRITGLIIDLAESNLAFTVMFIFIVGYVLGMGLSVIPAYVILATLAAPALIQLGIPVMAAHLLVLWWGQASNVTPPVALAAYMAAGISRAPLWRVCNVAMVKAMAIFYLPVLFVYQPGLLLEGGVINVVLTVGTLALGGLAISAGIEGFFYASMGVAMRVIAIAVGTALILTHGLFAIAPLALFIGFWLWQIRSGRLAAASNSGGQSEGQ from the coding sequence ATGAACGACGTTTCGGTGAACGAGCGGAAAAGCCTGGCAAGCCAGTTCAGCGGCGAATGGAATTTGCTCGGTTTTGCAGTCGGTCTGGCAACGACTGCTTATTATATGTATGTCGGGACCTTCGGCACATTCAGCCCCGCGCTCGACCGCAGCGTCTTCATTTTCGTCGGGGTTGCGCTTGCCATCTGTTATTTTCCACTGGCGCGTGGTGTTGCAGCGCGGCTGGCCGATGCAGCTTTATTAGCGGCCGTGACCGTGGCGACCTATCGCTTCAACGAACACTATCTAGTCTTCGCTGAGACCGAGGGTTTCGATATCGGCGATTTCGACATGGCGATGGGCTGGATCATGATCCTCGGCGTGATCGAGGCCGGCCGTCGATCGCTTGGCCTTGCGATGGCCATAATTTCGGTGGCTTTTCTGCTGTTTCTATATTTCGGCGCTTACATCCCCTGGCCGTTTGTTCACGGCGGGTTCAATCTGCGGCAGATCGCGACGTCGCTCTATGCGCAGACCGACGGGCTCTACGGGTCGATCACCTATGTGCTGGCGTCGAACCTTTTCCTTTTCCTCGTGTTCGGCGTCTTTCTGGTCCGCTCCGGCGCTTCAGAATTTTTCACTAATATTTGCCTGTCTTTCCTCGGCACGCGTCCCGGCGGCGGCGCCAAGGCGGCCGTGGGCGCCAGCTTCATAACGGCAAGCATCTCCGGTTCGGCATCCGCAAACGTCGCGATTACCGGCAGCATCACAATTCCAATGATGATCCGCACTGGCTACCGACCCGCGGTGGCGGGCGGCATAGAGGCGGCGGCGTCGACCGGTGGCACCATCATGCCGCCGGTGATGGGGGCTTCCGCCTTCATCATGGTCGCGCTGACCGGATTTTCATACGGTACGATCGTCCTATATGCGACGATCCCGGCGCTGCTTTATTTTCTCAATGTTTATCTTCAGGTTCATTTCTATGCCATGCGCAATGGCCTGAGGGGCCTTCCGGCCGAGGAATGCCCGCCGTTTCGCGGCACCCTCAGAAAAGGCTGGGTGTTTCTGGTCCCCATCTTGGTCGTCATCATCCTGGTTTATCTCGACTATTCCTTGCGCCGGGTGGGATTGCTCGCCATCGTCAGCGTCGTCGTCGCCAGCTGGTTCACCGACCGGAAGATGGGGCTGCGCGATATCATCCAGACGATGGCCGACGGCGCCAAGGATTCTCTGCCGATAATCGCCATCGCCGGCCCGGTTTCTATTATTGCCGGCGCGGTGCTTTTGCCCGGCACGGGTATTCGCATTACCGGGCTAATCATCGACCTCGCCGAAAGCAACCTCGCCTTTACCGTGATGTTCATCTTCATCGTCGGTTATGTGTTGGGGATGGGGCTCTCTGTCATCCCCGCCTATGTGATCCTTGCAACCCTGGCGGCGCCGGCGCTGATCCAGCTCGGTATCCCGGTCATGGCGGCACATCTTCTGGTGCTGTGGTGGGGACAGGCATCCAATGTCACGCCGCCGGTCGCGCTGGCGGCCTATATGGCGGCAGGCATTTCGCGGGCACCATTGTGGCGGGTATGCAATGTTGCGATGGTCAAGGCCATGGCCATCTTCTATCTGCCGGTGCTGTTCGTCTATCAACCGGGTCTGCTGCTCGAAGGCGGTGTGATCAACGTCGTGCTGACCGTCGGAACGCTGGCGCTTGGCGGGCTCGCCATATCCGCCGGCATCGAAGGTTTTTTTTATGCCAGCATGGGCGTTGCGATGCGTGTCATCGCGATCGCGGTCGGCACTGCTCTGATCCTGACTCATGGGCTTTTTGCCATTGCGCCGCTGGCGCTGTTCATCGGTTTCTGGCTGTGGCAAATAAGGTCGGGACGACTTGCGGCAGCAAGTAATTCAGGAGGACAATCGGAAGGCCAATGA